The nucleotide sequence CAAGGAAAACAGCTATGAGCATTTAGAGGAATCGTTCTCATTTGCTTTCTCTGTTGCTGAGACTTCCAATTTGGTCACCATTTATGGGCAACGATTAATAAGATCAGTAGAGACCAAAACTGCTTGAATTTGTGCACTGCTGCTTGGGTCCTGATTAAACATTTCTGCAAATAGGATCTATGTTTCATTGGTTAACTGTCACTTTCCAAATCTTCGGGTTTTTCTAAGTGAACTCTACCCCCAACAACTTACAACCccgggatcaagagtcacaagctctactgactgagccagccaggtgacctagtaaatcttcattttttaagccTTGCCAGCCATGTAGATGTTACTTAAAACAGCTTCTACTACTTAAGCAAACCAAATCGAGGAGGAGATAAATGAACATGCTTTTAAGCCTCCTTTCTAGTGTGGCagcttaaataataaagatagacATCTCAGAATTTTAGAGTTGGATGGGATTTTAGAGATGACCTAATCTGACCCctgtatctgtaaaatgaggacacgGAGGCTGGGAGTTTTAAGTGAGTTATCTAAGGAGTACAGCTAGCGGGGACTGAGTGGAGAAAACTAATAGGCCTCTGACTCCTATTCTGGTGCGCCTGTACCACAGCTCATAACCACACTTTGTTGCTGTTGTGAGCATGAAGGAGTAATGTTTGACTTTTCTGTGTGGGGCAAGTAAATGGAAGGTATTTTTTCCCATAGAATATTAGAGTTAGAGGATATTCCTGGATTTGCTTCTCATTAGATAATTGACCACACATACAATGCTTAAAACAGGAGCACACAAAGCCTTCATTGtagacactgaaaagaaaaataaatgaatcacagTGGAAATGCTCTCCAAAATATAGACCGATTGCTTATTGTTTTACTTCTTCTCCGATGGAGACATGAATTCAGTTAGCCTTGATGGTAGGAGAATGAGAAGTTGGTTGGTTCCCTTGTGCACTGTGTCAGAGAGACCTGGAAAACACGAAGGTGACTTGAGAAATCGGCAAATTCTGAAATTATCTTGTCTGAGAACATTATCCTTTTGAACTAAGCTTTGCAAAATACAATCACAACCGGTGTCTCCCCGATTCTTCTGTTTCTAGGAGACAAGTCTGCTGTTCTCATCACATTAACAAACAGCCAAGCGGCTCCTGAAGCATGATCCTGGCAGAGAGCCAAAGTACCGGTGTGGACAGCACCGGCTGTCACAGGACTCGGAGCAGAAAGGGAGGGTGTTGCGGAAAGAGttacttgaggggaaaaaaattcagtGCAACAGTTGTGAAGGAAGACAAAATTGCAGATCAAAGGGGGCCGAGCCATGAGTTCTGAGGCCCAGGACCCCTGTGCCTGTACGCCTCTCACAGCGCGCTTCCTCCGGGGTGGACTTCCCTGGTCATATTCTCCATAGagtttctcctcccctctcccccggcCCCATCCCAACCTACGTGCTCCCGGACAGTCACCTTGAagtcattccctctctctgccccacggCTGGAGGCAGCATAGGGTCCTGGGTCAGAAGGAGGAAGTGGGTGGAGAACAGGCctggacagagaaacagaacttcaGAAAAGTTTTatctccatgagggcagggatcttTCTTCAGTTCATGAATGTATCTAAGCCTGACTTACATGCTGACTCTGACTCATCGAGTGCTTCTAAtagaatttgttaaataaatttttaaatgaatgaacgaacTTCTGAGTCCTTAACCCAGTATAGTGGTAGCAAACTACGTCTCCATCATCATTGGGCTCCTTCCCTCTTCCAGGATTTCTAAAATTCGATCGTCTTACATGATGCCCAGGAAATCATCTCCAGTCTGGTCTGGTCACTCTAGCCATCCTTGTTGACCAAGCCCCAGTGGTTCTCTGAAGCATTCAGACACTGCGCTGCCTCAAACGGGGCAGAGGAACTTGGGTGAAGCCAGGAACCCCGGGCCGGTAGTGCACCAGGAGACCAGCGCTTGGGGCCAGCGAGCAACGCGCAGCTCCTCTTAAAAGCAGGGTCAACGGCCTGGTCTCTCTTGCCCAGGTCGGGGCCTCATTAATAAGGAGAATCCTAGCTAGCTCACTCTCTTCTTCTCCAAGCTTATTTTCGCAAACTTTATCCTGTCTCTAGGTTTTcaacttttgaaaacaaaagccaaaaaacgTTTCAGACTGACTCTGCATTCCTCCCTGACTTCCCCCAGGCACAGAGCTTACTCCCAGCTTAAATGGTAGGGCAGAAAGGGGGAAATGAaggatggaaaaaaacaaaaacaaaacaacaacccataaatatctcaaaatattatCCAGCCATGTGGGTACGAGACCAGATGCATACAGTCACGGCGACTGTGAGCCCTCAGGTTTTCCACGGACTGCAAAAAAGAAGAGTTGTGTGTATCCTCCTCTGAGCTCCAGTGTAGAAAGGAAAGGCACACTTAGTAACGGGTTTCTTTGTATGgctggtggttttgttttgttttgttttgtttttgtctaaaaTTCTCCTATAACCAACTGATTTCTCTAAAAGTTGGTTGGATGTTAAGATTACCACCAGCTCAAAAAGCATCAGAGACACTTTAATAAAAGGATGCAGACTAGGTTTCAAGGCACTTGGCTCACATAAATTTACACTTCCAATCAAATTTAATGGGCTTTCTTTCCTTGTGAGGAGGATGAGCATTATtagtttcacattttaatatattttaggggTGAGATGAACCTGGATAGTAAAAGCATCTTTCTTCTATCCCACCTAATGCAGAAGAAACTTCCTGGAAGGAATTCATTTGGAATGAAAGGGGAGTGATCGTCTTGCAAATAAGGATGGGCAGCGTGGCAGGATTCTTACAAGTTACGCGTTATGGTGGGTTTCACAAATATTggcaactgtgaggtcatgagagAGGGTGGGATTATGAGGCAGACTGACCTACTGGATACTATACAAGGATAACAAAGGCTTGAAACTAGCCTTTAGAAGTGGTTCTTTATCTTTTCTCAAGTAGTAGGAAATAGGAACATGATGAACATACTTCGTCTGGAAGGCCATCACTAAATTCCTGAAGGCCTTAGAATTTCCAGCTCTTGTTCCCATCCATTCCCTTTTGCATCCTGTGCCGCCACTTATGTTCCAGAAGAAACCTATGCCACCTGTCCTCAAGATGAGTaggaataatattttatagtgaTTATAGTGATCAGGATTCCTCAGACTCCTTTCTCCTGTGATTTTGCTGTGACCTTTTACAGAGTTTATGTTTTAGCCCCAGCCAGATCTCTGCTGTAATTTGAATATGTTCCATGCTATAGAGAAATGTTCCAGATTTAAGCAGAACTGCCTAACTTTAAACTGTTGGACataacctagaagaaaacactgaaaacagtattaatcttaggggcacctgggtggcccagtcagttaagtatctgactcttcattttggctttggtcatgatctcatagttgtgagattgagccccacatggggctctacactgaggatagagcctgcttgggattctctctctctctctctctctctctctctaaataatacactttaaaaaaagcaatattaaTCTTTACtcttttgtgccttttttcttaattttttaaaatgtttatttttgagagagactgacagaatgtgagcaggggaggagcagagagagagggagacgcagaatccaaagcagttccaggctctgagctgtcagtacagagcccaatgtggggttcgaactcaaggaccatgagatcataacagaaccaaagtcggatgcttaactgactgagccacccagtgactCTTTTTTGTGCCTGATGAAtgctattacaatttttttttttacattttgaaaccAAATCATATAAAACAGGGGTGCTCTCAAAGTGAACATTTATGTGGTATTTTGTTGCAGGAAAGGGTAATTGTGAGATTGATGTGATGCTAATTCAAGGTCAGCTAACTTCAAGTTATCACAATTAAGTCATGctttctaaaatactttttaacacTATTTCCTTTTTAAGCCAATAAAAACAGCATGAATCAACTTATGCACCTTTTCTCACCCCAACCTCAAGTCATAGGTCCAGGCCCAGAAAATTTTAGCCATGTATATACTTCCAAAAGTTTAAATGTTCCACGTTCTTCTATTGTTCCTATCTGTTGGACAGAGCCTCACTTCTCCTGTTACACCCAGacatattataaaagtaaaacaattctGGTGGCCACTGAGCCACCGTCAAGTCTCACGTGGCATCTGCTCTCATAGTACCTTCTGTACCAGACTTCATGAAATAGAACTAAACTTCAGAAGAAGAGATCAAGCAGAACCcgtatcttttttttatttctatgtaatctctacacccaatgtggggctcgaacttacaaccccaaatcaagagttgtctgctctaccaactgaaccagccaggcaccccagaacccAAATCTATCTTAAAAGACCTTACAATAAATTCTGATCTCAAATAgagatttctgtttttcattatccacaaaagttttcaaaagttCTTTAGCAATACTGAAACAGGTACATACTTGTATGAGGAGAAGTATGATTTCTTGACATGACTAAGTAATTAAACCACAATATGAAGTCATACTTTCTGGTATAAGATTACTAACTACCTGTAAAAAGCACAGATAGTTACCTGTCATATTAACCAGAACTTCAAGAatgaaaaataccttttaaaaatgttcaaatcttCCTGTGTATTAGGTACTAAACAGAAAATGCTATCTGCTGTTTGTGCTCAGGAAAATCTCCTGCTACACAAACTTAAATATATCCCTGATCAAAATGTCACAAAATAACATTGCAGGTGAACAGGTTACAGTAgcaaattttaagatattttgatTAGCAACATGAGAGAACACACCTGcttattttcttcagtatttgGGATTAAACTGCATAACCTGTTTGTAAGTATCTCAAATCCTACCACAGTtaccatttgacaataaaaatcTCACTTCACTGATAATTATACATGcaaagaaactgatttttaaaataatatttcattttgttaaatgaCTTTATAATGTTAAGAAATGGaagcagctcagttggttaagcgaccaaatcttgatttcggctcaggtcatggtctcacgttttgtgagttcaggccccacagtgggctccacactcattgtgcagagcctgcttggattgtctgtctccctctctttccctgccccttccctgcttgctctcaatctctctctgtctcacaataaataaataaacattaaaaaacaaaaagacatggaaacGTTCTGTAGGGAGTGGTTTGGCATGTGGCCTAGACACCTGCTTCAGCATCGAGGCACTCAATTCTCCCGCTGCTGGGCATAGCGGTTGCTGACGGCTCACAGCTGAACCTATTTTTGCATCTTGCCCTCTGCCAAAGCCTTGCCCAAGATTTTGCCTCCTCTCCAGGTGCATCCCATCTTTAATGGCTGGTGAATAACAAAGTACAAAGGCCTGTTCCCTTGTTTCAATTTAGAATGAATCTGAAAGGAAATCCCAGCTTCAGAGCACCCTATGGGATTATTTGAGGCTGCTATTGCACACTGTTCACATAAAACTTCACCCTCTACCCCCATCGCTGCATTACAGATGTTGTTCGAAGAGTACACAATCCTTCTGCACACAGATCTTCAACTCGACCTTCCACAGTTGGTATTGAAAGTAGTCCTAGAAATGAGACTCTAATATAGGATTTGGGGGgtatctgggaggctcagttggttaggcatcagactcttgatctcagctcaggtctttatctctgAATGTGAGTTCAGACCCCATAGTTGGGCTCCCCTCTGAGCGTGAAGCCCACTTAAAACacagtaacaataaaaataataaataaaatagggtttTGGAGCTGGATTCTATACAGCCAACTGGCAATGAGAACCCCATCCCTGGTGAGTGGAGTCCAGACAGCAATGGCCATGCTGTGTAAATATTTGAATAGTTATACTAAACCTGGTTACCTGTAATtgttaaatagataaataaaacataaggctTTGTGCATTTACGGTGTTGACTTTTCTCTCGGTATAGCTTGGACAAGACTGCCATCTCCTGGAGAAGCTTATGAATACTGATGACTGCGGTGCTCTCATTCCCTTGGAGAACCCCTCCGAAAACCGTTTGCCCCCAACGCCAACTCCCTATCTCTCCATTAAGTTAAACTGATTTCTAACCTGTCACAACTGTGAACACGTTTTTGCAAAGAGACAAGAATTCAATGGAATTTGCGCATCACaattttttatgtgaaaatttaaactaattctaacatttgtaaagcacttagtaGGTGCCTAGTGCTTTAACTCTTAGTCCTCATAACAGCCCTGTGAAGTAGAAACTGTTATCCAGACACACCTGTGGTACCAATGAGGAAATTAAGTATTAGCGAAGTTAGATCTCACGCTAAGGAAAACCTCCATTTACGTCGTCAGAACTCCAACGACTGCAGAGAACTCAAGCTCCGTAGCTAAGTGACCGCCTCGCCCTACCAGGGCATGCGCAGAAAAACACGGAAGCAATTTCCGTAGAAATTGTGGGAGGCTGGCACCGAGGGGTGTGGCAAGGGCTCTAAAATCCCGGCATTCTCGTCGTGCCGACGCCAAGATGGCGGCCCCCATGTTGCGGTGCTTTTCCCGGGGCCGGTGGTTTGGGAGCCTACGCCCGTCGGGAGTTTTGTTCCTGGGACTGCGTGAGGCCCATTCGGGCGCCCGGGGGTTGCTGGCGGTGCAGAAGGCTCGAGGTCTGTTCAAGGAGTTCTTCCCCGAGAGGGGCACGAAGATAGAGCTCCCGGAGCTCTTCGACCGTGGAACGGGCAACTTTCCCCAGACCATCTATTGCGGCTTCGACCCCACGGCCAACTCGCTTCATGTGGGGCATCTGCTCGCTCTGCTGGGCCTGTTTCACTTGCAGCGAGCAGGCCACAACGTGATTGCGCTGGTGGGAGGTGCCACCGCGCGCCTGGGAGACCCGAGCGGCCGCACCAAGGAGCGCGAGGCCCTGGACGCGGAACGCGTGCGAAGCAATGCGCGCGCCTTGCGCCAAGGGCTTGAGGCCCTGGGGGCTAATCACCAGGAGCTCTTCGCGGATGGGCGGCCCTGGGGAAGCTTCACGGTGCTGGACAATTCGACCTGGTACCAGCAACAGCATCTGGTGGACTTCTTAGCCGCCGTAGGCGGCCACTTCCGCATGGGGACGCTCCTGAGCCGGCTGAGCGTCCAGACCCGGCTCAAGAGTCCCGAGGGCATGAGCTTGGCCGAGTTTTTTTACCAGGTGCTCCAGGCTTATGACTTTTACTATCTGTTCCAGCATTATGGATGCCGGGTCCAGCTGGGTGGATCAGATCANNNNNNNNNNNNNNNNNNNNNNNNNNNNNNNNNNNNNNNNNNNNNNNNNNNNNNNNNNNNNNNNNNNNNNNNNNNNNNNNNNNNNNNNNNNNNNNNNNNNTTTGGCTctgatacataaaaatacaataaatttctGTGTATTAACTGTGTGCCCAGCAACTCTGCTAAACTCTTATTAATTCTAATGATAATCTTTGGATTTTAAAGCACAAGCTCAAATGTAAGGTTaagaaaagagacaaatggaaaagaTTAGAGAATCCAGACAGACTCCAGTGTCTGGTTGCTTGATCTCCGTGGCGCTGCAAAACAGTGGGATaagatggtcttttcaataaatatcacTTGGGTAATTAGATGCCTTATTTGAGGAAAATGATGAAACTTAACCTCACATTGTATGCAAAAATCCATTCCAGTAGATTATCAACCTAAATCTATAATGAAAGATAAATCATGTGTTCAGaacataaataggaaaatatcttCATAACTGGGTTAAAGATTCTTACAtgagatacaaagaaaaagattagTAAATTAGGCTAAAGTAAAATTGAGATCTATAGTTCTTCAAAAGTCACCTTTAAGAGTAGAATACCGGTTACATGTACTAAAAGTATAAAGAGCTTTGTACACAAATTCCATAAAcgagtaagaaaaagacaactcCGTAGAAACATGAGAAGAGACTTGAACACTTCAGAAAGATTCTATCTAAAAGGCCAAAAACACGAGAAGGTTGCTCAGCTTTAGTGAGAAAATGCAAGATAAAGGCACCATTAAAACCACCCTCGAAATGGCTAACCGTAGAACTGGCAATACCAGGTGTTGGTGAGGGTACTCCATAGTCGGGGGGAGTAAACTTACTGTGATCAGTCTCCACCTACTGCTGGTGGTGCTCCTGGCTAGAAACGCTTGAGACACTTGCCGGGGCCGTACTGCTTGTGGCGAGCCCCCGCAGACCTCCCCTGGCAGCACCAGTGTTGTGGCTGGACTGGCCTTAGTGGCTCCTAGGATTGCAGGACACACCGCAGCAACAACCATTTGGGAAATTTGAAGAACAAGATTTATTACTCACAGGTCCTGGAGGGCCACACAGCAGGGTCATGGGTggtagagagggggagggagggagcgtggAACTAAGCTCTGCTTTACTGAAGACAAAAGATGGGGTGCCTAGGGTTCTGCAAGTTCACTCGTTATTgagaactttaaaacaaaagcaagaattaAGGAGAGGCAAAGATAGGGTCACTCAAGAGGTTCAGTGCCGCATTTACCCAGGGCTTTCTAAGAGGGGAACTTTGGGAGTAAGGGTGGCCCAGTTCCTTATCTAGTTGGTTTGCTACTAACTGAATCATTATAGCTGGCAGTATGCTTATTCAAGATGAAGGTCTTTAAAATGGATACTTTGGCAATTAAAAGCTAAGTATCAACACTTAGAGGCATCagatttttttgtcctttttttaaaacatttttttatgttttttatttttgagagaccagcagcgtgagcaggggagggtcagagagagggggagacacagaatctgaaacgggctccaggctctgagctagctgtcagcacagagcctgacacggagctcgaacccacgaaccatgagatcgtgacctgagccgaagccaggtgcccccccctttttttttaattgaaaaacagtTGACCTACCATactatgttagtttcaagtgtacaacatagtgatctgacatttatatacttaatgaaatgctcaccacagtAATTACAGTTAGCAGttgtcaccatacaaaattagtacagtattgttaactatattcTTTGTGCTATACTTTGCATCCCTGTGACCTGTTTCATAACTGG is from Suricata suricatta isolate VVHF042 chromosome 10, meerkat_22Aug2017_6uvM2_HiC, whole genome shotgun sequence and encodes:
- the YARS2 gene encoding tyrosine--tRNA ligase, mitochondrial; amino-acid sequence: MAAPMLRCFSRGRWFGSLRPSGVLFLGLREAHSGARGLLAVQKARGLFKEFFPERGTKIELPELFDRGTGNFPQTIYCGFDPTANSLHVGHLLALLGLFHLQRAGHNVIALVGGATARLGDPSGRTKEREALDAERVRSNARALRQGLEALGANHQELFADGRPWGSFTVLDNSTWYQQQHLVDFLAAVGGHFRMGTLLSRLSVQTRLKSPEGMSLAEFFYQVLQAYDFYYLFQHYGCRVQLGGSDQYLKLFTFLPLPEIDHIMQLHEKEPEKRGPQKRLAAEVTKLVHGQEGLASAKRCTQALYHSSIDALEVMSDQELKELFKEASFSELVLDPGTSVLDTCRKANAIPDGPRGYRMITEGGVSINHRQVTNPESVLVVGQHILKNGLSLLKIGKRNFYIIKWLQL